A window of the Brumimicrobium sp. genome harbors these coding sequences:
- a CDS encoding type I restriction enzyme HsdR N-terminal domain-containing protein produces MLVPLNFPKTELKLSKQGETIYVWDEFRKKKLMLTPEEWVRQHVLHFLVNHKDVPFSLISAEHAISVNNLSRRCDGVVFDKQGNPVAIIECKRPDVRLTEEVLHQIAQYNFKLRVNWLILTNGLQTIIANVDQQTGSVFYQDEIPSYGMMCATSEK; encoded by the coding sequence ATGTTAGTTCCACTAAATTTTCCCAAAACAGAATTAAAACTTTCCAAACAAGGGGAAACTATTTATGTGTGGGATGAATTTAGAAAAAAGAAATTAATGTTAACACCTGAAGAATGGGTACGTCAGCATGTACTTCATTTTTTGGTGAATCACAAAGATGTACCGTTTTCATTAATTTCAGCTGAACATGCTATTTCGGTTAATAACCTATCTCGCCGCTGTGATGGAGTAGTGTTTGATAAACAAGGAAATCCTGTTGCTATTATTGAATGTAAACGACCAGATGTGCGACTTACCGAGGAAGTTCTACATCAAATTGCTCAATATAACTTCAAACTACGCGTTAATTGGCTTATATTGACTAACGGACTTCAAACTATCATAGCAAATGTTGATCAGCAAACAGGTAGTGTTTTTTATCAAGATGAAATTCCTTCCTACGGAATGATGTGTGCCACAAGTGAGAAATAA
- the bshC gene encoding bacillithiol biosynthesis cysteine-adding enzyme BshC has product MNKLTINRRHTHFFSELSNQLCDNQELFKDFIQEPISLESFERQIQRKQKSYSTEQRLLTYTVLKEQLEPYFTFSKVQNNVELFKEKNTFTVTAGHQLSLYGGPLYTAYKIMDAIKLTEQLAQRYSDYNFVPIFWMASEDHDFEEINHIHLFNDKLIWESTQEGPVGRFKLHDIKGFKQNLLDKFKNNEEFASYLSTFYQKETLAESTREFLMDLFGDYGLLILDADDKRLKTSFIPIIEKELTEQFSESPILEAIQKLEKIGYHGQATPRPINLFYIDTQTRERIIPIANKQFEIGKNNISQADLLQEVKQYPERFSPNVVMRPLYQECILPNLCYLGGGGEMAYWLELKGMFEQTSIPYPLIKVRNSIQYFDKTTVKKIEQLELHVDYVFKPIDELKKQFVLDNAEDKLDFTSLDASLQTFTQELESTILHVDKGLDGFGKGEIVRIQKQIDVIKEKLIRQQKRKFDESMQKIDGIYERLFPGNGLQERFENIIPYIAKYGKKEFIHKLYEVEDPLQPDLILLIEE; this is encoded by the coding sequence ATGAATAAATTAACAATTAATAGACGCCACACACATTTTTTTAGTGAATTATCAAATCAACTATGTGATAATCAAGAATTATTCAAAGATTTTATTCAAGAGCCTATTTCATTAGAAAGTTTTGAAAGACAGATTCAACGAAAACAGAAAAGCTATTCAACTGAACAAAGATTGTTAACCTATACAGTATTAAAAGAACAACTTGAACCGTACTTTACATTCTCTAAAGTGCAAAATAATGTGGAATTATTTAAAGAGAAGAACACATTTACTGTGACAGCAGGACATCAGTTGAGTTTGTATGGAGGTCCTCTTTACACGGCATATAAGATTATGGATGCCATCAAGTTAACGGAACAATTAGCACAAAGATATAGCGATTATAATTTTGTACCTATCTTTTGGATGGCTTCTGAAGATCATGATTTTGAAGAAATTAATCATATACACTTATTCAATGATAAGCTAATATGGGAAAGTACCCAAGAAGGCCCAGTAGGAAGATTTAAGCTGCATGATATCAAAGGATTTAAACAGAATCTGTTAGATAAATTCAAGAATAATGAAGAATTTGCTAGCTATTTAAGTACTTTTTACCAAAAGGAAACTTTAGCAGAATCTACCCGAGAATTTTTAATGGATTTATTTGGAGACTATGGATTGCTTATTTTAGATGCGGATGATAAGCGTTTAAAGACTTCTTTTATTCCTATTATAGAAAAAGAACTTACTGAGCAATTTTCTGAATCTCCCATTTTGGAAGCTATTCAAAAATTAGAAAAAATTGGATATCATGGACAAGCTACACCACGTCCCATTAATTTGTTTTATATAGATACTCAAACTAGAGAACGTATTATTCCAATAGCAAATAAACAGTTTGAAATAGGAAAAAATAATATTTCTCAAGCTGATTTATTACAGGAAGTAAAACAATATCCAGAGCGTTTTTCACCTAATGTAGTTATGCGACCTTTATACCAAGAATGCATTCTTCCCAATCTTTGTTATTTAGGCGGTGGTGGTGAGATGGCCTATTGGTTGGAATTAAAAGGAATGTTTGAACAAACTTCTATTCCATATCCATTGATTAAAGTGAGAAATTCTATTCAATATTTTGATAAAACAACTGTAAAAAAAATTGAGCAACTAGAGCTACATGTTGACTATGTTTTTAAGCCTATAGATGAGTTGAAAAAACAATTTGTACTCGATAATGCAGAAGATAAATTGGATTTTACGAGCTTGGATGCCTCTCTACAAACTTTTACTCAGGAATTAGAAAGTACTATTTTACACGTAGATAAAGGCTTGGATGGATTTGGTAAAGGTGAGATTGTGCGTATTCAAAAGCAGATAGATGTTATAAAGGAAAAATTAATACGTCAACAAAAACGGAAATTTGATGAGTCTATGCAAAAGATAGATGGAATTTACGAACGACTCTTCCCAGGTAATGGGTTGCAAGAACGTTTTGAAAATATTATCCCCTATATTGCCAAATATGGAAAAAAGGAATTTATTCATAAACTTTACGAAGTTGAGGATCCTTTACAACCAGACTTAATTTTATTGATAGAAGAATAA
- a CDS encoding peptidylprolyl isomerase — protein sequence MKGIIKTNKGNMTVEFYEKDAPNTVANFVKLAKEGFYTGLKWHRVIPDFVIQGGCPNTREGATGHPGTGGPGYSIDCELTGDNQYHDRGVLSMAHAGRNTGGSQFFVCHSRNNTSHLDRNHTCFGKVIEGLDVLDQIRVGDTIDTIEIID from the coding sequence ATGAAAGGAATAATTAAAACAAACAAAGGGAATATGACTGTGGAGTTTTATGAAAAGGATGCTCCAAACACAGTGGCAAACTTTGTAAAATTAGCTAAAGAAGGCTTTTACACAGGATTAAAATGGCATAGAGTAATTCCTGACTTTGTTATTCAGGGAGGTTGCCCAAACACACGCGAAGGCGCAACAGGTCACCCAGGCACAGGAGGTCCTGGATATTCTATTGATTGTGAGTTAACAGGAGATAATCAATACCACGACAGAGGAGTTTTATCTATGGCTCATGCTGGAAGAAATACAGGGGGATCACAATTTTTTGTTTGTCATTCTCGAAATAACACTTCTCATTTAGATAGAAATCATACATGTTTTGGTAAAGTAATCGAAGGACTAGATGTATTAGACCAAATCAGAGTTGGTGATACAATTGATACGATAGAAATTATCGATTAA
- a CDS encoding pyridoxal-phosphate dependent enzyme produces the protein MLDTSRSIIQRVSVPYGDSHSFFIDVKRDDLIDPVVSGNKWRKLKYNVLKAKELGKKGILTFGGAYSNHLVATARACQLLGLQAIGLVRGEELNAQSNLTLQACTEYGMQLLFKPRSLFRNRYNPDFFTQLSKEYPDYFIVAEGGRGVLGLMGCQEIVQETPDNYTDIYLAAGTGTTAAGVLLESNSNTRIHVISALKGNFLEKDIRSMISEALGLENVDTYMSRLIIEEDAHFGKFAHVTPELLNFINLIYDVDGLPLDPIYTSKAFYQLKIDIENTQIGIDDNVLFIHTGGLQGALPWSNQLNYIMQKAVSVGNDFLR, from the coding sequence ATGTTGGATACTTCCCGTTCAATTATTCAAAGAGTGTCTGTTCCGTATGGAGACAGTCACTCTTTTTTTATTGATGTAAAGAGAGATGATTTAATTGACCCAGTAGTTTCGGGAAATAAATGGAGAAAGCTGAAATACAATGTGTTGAAGGCTAAAGAACTTGGAAAGAAAGGGATATTAACCTTTGGTGGAGCTTATTCTAATCATTTAGTTGCAACTGCTAGAGCTTGTCAATTACTCGGTTTACAAGCAATAGGTTTAGTAAGGGGAGAAGAGTTAAATGCTCAATCTAATCTAACTTTACAAGCCTGTACTGAATATGGTATGCAATTACTATTTAAACCACGCTCTCTTTTTAGAAATAGATATAATCCAGATTTTTTTACACAGTTAAGTAAAGAATATCCTGATTATTTTATTGTGGCAGAAGGAGGAAGAGGAGTTTTGGGACTTATGGGTTGTCAAGAGATTGTGCAAGAAACTCCAGATAATTATACGGATATTTACCTTGCTGCAGGAACAGGTACAACAGCAGCTGGTGTTCTTTTGGAGAGCAACTCCAACACAAGAATTCATGTAATATCTGCCTTAAAAGGAAATTTTTTGGAAAAAGATATTCGTTCTATGATAAGTGAAGCTTTGGGGCTAGAGAATGTTGATACCTATATGTCACGCCTAATTATAGAAGAAGATGCACATTTTGGAAAGTTTGCACATGTAACTCCTGAATTACTTAATTTTATCAACCTCATCTACGATGTGGACGGATTACCCTTAGATCCTATCTATACCTCGAAGGCATTTTATCAATTAAAAATAGATATAGAAAATACCCAAATTGGAATAGATGATAATGTTCTGTTTATTCATACAGGTGGTTTGCAGGGAGCTTTACCATGGTCTAACCAATTAAATTATATAATGCAAAAAGCCGTTTCGGTTGGAAACGACTTTTTACGCTAA
- a CDS encoding FKBP-type peptidyl-prolyl cis-trans isomerase, whose product MKRIIIVSVVMLLVACGNKPKDASGVDLDKFEQRISYALGADMGANLQNIPDEIYDQLNKKELENGFYNLLTSQDEKSKECYEILNQAFSNPTGIDTTQHGMKEISHCYGAIFGEMLRKSLNSKNAFDKVDADIIRIGFVDAMNKVDTLIEMSERQKMIIDFNNDLNKIAGNLFMEQKKEEFKSGVHPEGYILIQNAAGNGEGVDLSKEYQIVYTLINTSGDTIISTVKGMNHTDDENSQTVSADDIVFPQGWKQASEFMKVGGDYTLYLPYDLAYGDDGLRAPNSQGYIVQPFSALIIHSKILVQNEKNFAIKEKGRKILEEAKKQPKSYVDKSGFVLITLEEGKGASVPEGGDVQAHYILTDSNGEVVENSYMGSAQYNQPAPTFSLAQVVKGWQLGIPKMKIGGRYKLVLPYDLAYGETGNQGVRPYETLTFEIEILNAGKPGSLVGNK is encoded by the coding sequence ATGAAAAGAATAATTATAGTTTCTGTTGTCATGCTTCTTGTAGCGTGTGGAAATAAACCAAAAGACGCATCAGGCGTTGATTTAGATAAATTTGAACAACGTATTTCCTATGCTTTAGGTGCTGATATGGGAGCGAATCTTCAAAATATACCTGATGAAATATATGATCAGTTAAACAAGAAGGAATTAGAAAACGGATTCTATAATTTATTAACTTCTCAAGATGAAAAATCAAAAGAGTGTTATGAAATTTTAAATCAAGCTTTTTCAAACCCTACAGGAATTGACACTACCCAACATGGCATGAAGGAAATTTCTCATTGTTATGGAGCTATTTTTGGTGAAATGTTGAGGAAATCTTTGAATTCTAAAAATGCATTTGACAAAGTAGATGCTGACATTATCCGTATCGGTTTCGTTGATGCTATGAATAAAGTGGACACCCTAATTGAAATGAGTGAACGTCAAAAAATGATTATTGATTTTAATAATGATTTGAATAAAATAGCAGGAAATCTTTTTATGGAACAAAAAAAGGAAGAATTTAAATCAGGAGTTCATCCTGAAGGATACATTCTAATTCAAAATGCAGCAGGAAACGGAGAAGGTGTTGATTTGTCAAAAGAATATCAAATTGTATATACCTTAATAAACACCTCTGGAGATACCATTATTTCCACTGTAAAAGGAATGAATCACACCGATGATGAGAACTCACAGACAGTAAGTGCTGATGACATCGTTTTCCCTCAAGGTTGGAAGCAAGCTTCTGAGTTTATGAAAGTTGGCGGTGATTACACGCTGTATTTACCATATGATTTAGCATATGGAGATGATGGTTTGCGTGCCCCAAATTCACAAGGATATATTGTTCAACCGTTCTCTGCTCTCATTATTCATTCTAAAATATTAGTACAAAATGAGAAAAATTTTGCCATCAAAGAAAAAGGTAGAAAAATACTAGAAGAGGCTAAAAAACAACCAAAATCTTATGTGGACAAATCAGGCTTTGTGTTGATTACCCTTGAAGAGGGAAAAGGAGCTTCAGTTCCAGAAGGAGGAGATGTACAAGCACATTATATCTTAACAGATTCAAATGGAGAAGTAGTTGAAAATAGCTATATGGGTTCTGCTCAGTATAATCAGCCTGCTCCAACATTCTCTTTAGCTCAAGTAGTAAAAGGATGGCAACTGGGTATTCCTAAAATGAAAATTGGAGGACGTTATAAATTGGTTTTACCCTATGATTTAGCTTACGGAGAGACTGGAAATCAGGGAGTAAGACCTTATGAAACGCTTACCTTTGAAATTGAAATCTTAAATGCTGGCAAGCCTGGTTCTTTGGTAGGAAACAAATAA
- the ftsY gene encoding signal recognition particle-docking protein FtsY, translated as MALFGFFSKDKKERLDEGLEKTKESLLSKLTRSVVGKSKVDDDVLDDLEEVLLTSDVGVETTLKIIERIEERVSRDKYVGASELQNILREEITALLEENNTEDSDYELPKHADNNPHVIMIVGVNGVGKTTTIGKLAHQFKESGKSVMLGAADTFRAAAVDQLIIWSERAGVPIVQQGMNADPASVAYDTLQAAKAKGADVVLIDTAGRLHNKVNLMNELAKIKRVMEKVIPGAPHEVMLVLDGSTGQNAFEQAKQFASVTEITALAITKLDGTAKGGVVIGISDQMKIPVKYIGVGEQINDLQPFNRRAFVDSLFGE; from the coding sequence ATGGCATTATTCGGTTTTTTTTCAAAAGATAAAAAGGAAAGATTAGACGAAGGTCTAGAAAAGACAAAAGAAAGCCTTCTTTCCAAGTTGACACGTTCTGTCGTTGGTAAATCTAAAGTGGACGATGATGTGTTGGATGATTTGGAAGAAGTCTTATTAACCTCTGATGTAGGAGTAGAAACCACCTTAAAAATTATTGAACGTATTGAAGAAAGAGTTTCTCGTGATAAATATGTTGGCGCATCTGAGTTACAAAATATTCTACGAGAAGAAATTACAGCCCTACTAGAAGAAAACAATACGGAGGATAGTGATTATGAACTTCCTAAACATGCAGACAATAATCCTCATGTAATTATGATAGTGGGTGTAAATGGTGTTGGTAAAACAACTACTATTGGGAAATTAGCACATCAATTTAAAGAGTCAGGTAAAAGTGTAATGTTGGGTGCTGCAGATACATTCAGAGCTGCTGCTGTGGATCAATTAATTATTTGGTCGGAAAGAGCAGGAGTTCCTATTGTACAACAAGGAATGAATGCAGATCCTGCTTCGGTGGCTTATGACACCTTGCAAGCAGCAAAAGCAAAAGGAGCAGATGTGGTGCTAATTGATACGGCAGGTCGTTTACATAATAAGGTAAATCTGATGAATGAATTAGCAAAGATTAAACGGGTTATGGAAAAAGTGATTCCTGGAGCTCCACATGAAGTGATGTTGGTACTGGATGGTTCTACCGGACAAAATGCTTTTGAACAAGCTAAGCAATTTGCTTCTGTAACTGAAATTACCGCTCTAGCAATTACAAAATTAGATGGAACAGCAAAAGGTGGTGTCGTTATCGGTATCTCTGACCAGATGAAAATCCCTGTAAAATATATTGGAGTTGGTGAGCAAATTAATGATTTACAACCATTTAATAGACGTGCCTTTGTTGACTCACTCTTTGGTGAATAA
- a CDS encoding DUF4295 domain-containing protein, with protein sequence MAKKSVASIQTGSGKAHTKVIKMVKNEKGSYSFKEEIVLNEEVKDWFTKNK encoded by the coding sequence ATGGCAAAGAAATCAGTAGCATCTATTCAAACAGGTAGCGGAAAAGCTCATACCAAGGTTATTAAAATGGTAAAAAACGAGAAAGGTTCATATTCTTTCAAAGAAGAAATCGTTTTAAACGAAGAGGTTAAAGATTGGTTTACTAAAAATAAATAA
- the rpmG gene encoding 50S ribosomal protein L33 yields MAKKAKGNRIQVILECTEHKESGMPGTSRYITTKNRKNTPDRLEIKKFNPILKKVTVHKEIK; encoded by the coding sequence ATGGCAAAGAAAGCTAAAGGAAATAGAATCCAAGTAATTTTAGAGTGTACTGAGCATAAAGAATCAGGAATGCCTGGAACATCTCGTTATATTACAACAAAGAATAGAAAAAACACTCCAGATCGTTTGGAGATTAAAAAATTCAATCCTATTCTTAAAAAAGTTACCGTTCATAAAGAAATTAAATAA
- the rpmB gene encoding 50S ribosomal protein L28: protein MSRVCQLTGKKVMGGNNVSHSNIKMKRKFYPNLVKKTFFLPEENKSITLQISVAAMRTVNKKGITACVKEARAKGYLNQ, encoded by the coding sequence ATGTCAAGAGTTTGTCAGTTAACAGGAAAGAAAGTAATGGGAGGAAATAACGTTTCTCACTCAAATATTAAGATGAAACGTAAGTTTTATCCTAATTTAGTGAAGAAGACTTTCTTCCTACCTGAAGAAAATAAGTCTATCACGCTTCAAATTTCAGTTGCAGCAATGAGAACTGTAAATAAAAAAGGAATCACTGCGTGTGTAAAAGAAGCTAGAGCAAAAGGATATCTTAATCAGTAA
- the truA gene encoding tRNA pseudouridine(38-40) synthase TruA, translating to MKRYFFECSYDGTNYSGWQIQPNAKTIQEEIENRLSQIYSNEKIEITGCGRTDAGVHAKQSFFHVDLKPIMTIEQLQYKLNYMLPADIAIEQILEVASDAHARFDATERTYHYYLHHKKQPFHANNSWYHPIVLNVEAMNKAATILLGKHDFTSFSKLHTDVNNNFCEVYHAEWKVIGDQLCFEITANRFLRNMVRAIVGTLIEIGKGEIKVDDMKIIMDDMNRSSAGHSVPAKGLFLYKVAYPFIK from the coding sequence ATGAAGCGATATTTTTTTGAATGCTCTTACGACGGAACAAACTATTCGGGTTGGCAAATACAGCCCAATGCTAAGACTATCCAAGAAGAAATTGAAAATCGCTTGAGTCAAATTTACTCCAACGAAAAAATAGAAATCACAGGCTGTGGAAGAACGGATGCAGGTGTACATGCCAAACAGTCTTTTTTCCATGTGGACTTGAAGCCAATAATGACTATAGAGCAATTGCAATATAAATTAAATTACATGCTACCAGCTGATATTGCTATTGAACAAATTCTGGAAGTGGCCTCGGATGCCCATGCGCGTTTTGATGCTACCGAGCGTACGTATCATTACTATCTTCATCACAAAAAACAACCATTCCATGCAAATAATAGTTGGTACCATCCAATTGTGCTAAATGTAGAGGCCATGAATAAAGCAGCCACTATTTTGTTAGGAAAGCATGATTTCACATCGTTTTCAAAATTACATACAGATGTAAATAATAATTTTTGCGAAGTATATCATGCAGAATGGAAAGTAATAGGAGACCAATTGTGTTTTGAAATTACAGCGAATCGTTTCCTCCGAAATATGGTACGTGCAATTGTTGGAACCTTAATAGAAATAGGGAAGGGGGAAATAAAAGTAGATGATATGAAAATTATTATGGATGACATGAATCGATCCAGTGCAGGACATTCTGTTCCAGCAAAAGGATTGTTTTTATATAAGGTTGCTTATCCTTTTATTAAATAG
- a CDS encoding DKNYY domain-containing protein — protein sequence MKGFIVFWCVLLFYVVFNDKDYAIESSIVTKTETQNQVDENAFHLFPIPIQTTIFESESLVIYASLLPTLQSGGLIQKLMNNTKLISFSQELPKKFKWINWIILLPIIVWPFVFFFSIFIFDDPNANPTKAWLLFCAINAYPLYLFVLFELNARLYLKSNAAGYILPLLTLGTILFIIGNIYYSEKKAVRAREAKEQLRRDAGYIGNCDSYKIIDKVVYYYEDTLVNADAASFEFINCNFGKDKNTAYKGIDPILNSHPESFVMIDFKWQKDDYRYYFKGKALEDIDYPSFEILNIGYAKDKNKVYFGNNVVEDADPQTFKVNIITGIGVDGLKEFKDGIWRNKP from the coding sequence ATGAAAGGTTTTATAGTCTTTTGGTGTGTTTTACTCTTTTACGTCGTTTTTAACGATAAAGATTATGCTATTGAATCAAGCATTGTTACAAAAACAGAAACACAAAACCAAGTTGATGAAAATGCTTTTCATTTATTTCCAATTCCTATTCAAACGACTATCTTTGAATCAGAATCTTTAGTTATATATGCTAGTTTACTTCCTACATTACAAAGTGGAGGGCTAATTCAAAAACTTATGAATAACACAAAATTGATATCGTTTTCTCAAGAACTACCTAAGAAATTCAAATGGATCAATTGGATTATACTCCTACCTATTATCGTGTGGCCTTTCGTTTTCTTTTTCAGTATCTTTATTTTTGATGACCCTAATGCAAATCCTACAAAAGCTTGGTTACTCTTCTGCGCTATCAATGCATACCCCTTATATCTATTCGTTTTATTCGAATTAAACGCCCGATTGTACCTGAAATCCAATGCCGCTGGCTACATACTTCCCTTACTTACATTGGGGACTATTTTATTCATCATAGGGAATATATATTACTCAGAAAAAAAAGCTGTAAGAGCACGTGAGGCTAAGGAACAACTTCGGAGAGATGCTGGATATATAGGGAATTGTGACAGTTATAAAATTATAGATAAGGTGGTGTATTATTATGAAGACACTCTTGTAAACGCTGATGCTGCTTCGTTTGAATTTATTAACTGTAATTTTGGTAAAGACAAAAACACTGCCTATAAAGGAATAGACCCCATCTTGAATAGTCACCCGGAGTCTTTTGTAATGATCGATTTTAAATGGCAAAAAGATGATTATAGGTACTATTTTAAAGGGAAAGCTCTGGAAGACATCGATTATCCTTCATTTGAAATTCTTAACATTGGATATGCCAAGGATAAAAACAAGGTGTATTTTGGAAATAACGTCGTGGAAGACGCAGATCCACAAACTTTTAAGGTTAACATAATTACTGGAATAGGAGTCGATGGTTTGAAAGAATTTAAAGATGGTATCTGGAGAAATAAACCATAG
- a CDS encoding DoxX family protein, with product MKVTEQKIVEWFLRIAISIGFLSAVADRFGLWKAEISAWGNWDSFISYTHLLSPWAPSSIIGIVGGLATFLEVFFAVILLTNYKTSFFAKGAGFLLLTFGLSMALFVNVKAPLDYSVFMGSASAFALGYMTKGGK from the coding sequence ATGAAAGTAACAGAACAAAAAATAGTTGAGTGGTTTTTAAGAATTGCCATCAGCATTGGTTTTCTTTCGGCTGTAGCTGATAGATTTGGATTATGGAAGGCCGAAATATCCGCCTGGGGAAACTGGGATAGTTTTATTTCATATACTCACTTATTGAGTCCGTGGGCTCCTAGTTCTATCATTGGAATAGTTGGCGGTCTGGCAACTTTCTTAGAGGTGTTTTTTGCTGTTATCTTACTGACAAACTATAAGACTTCCTTCTTTGCAAAAGGTGCTGGATTTTTATTGCTCACTTTTGGACTTTCAATGGCTTTATTTGTGAATGTAAAGGCTCCTTTGGATTATTCAGTTTTTATGGGTAGTGCGAGTGCTTTTGCGTTGGGGTATATGACGAAGGGTGGAAAGTAA
- a CDS encoding Mur ligase family protein, whose product MKVHFIAIGGSAMHNLAIALSRKGINVTGSDDEIFEPSRGRLERQGILPQTIGWNTDLITSDLDAVILGMHAREDNPELIRAKELNIPIFSYPEYLYEQSKDKIRIVIGGSHGKTTITSMILHTLKNLDFPVDYMVGAQLEGYDCMVKLTNESKYIILEGDEYLSSPIDRRPKFHLYQPNIALLSGIAWDHINVFPTFENYVEQFDIFCQLISEGGTLVYNSEDENICKVAEKQKGRIELIPYSTPSYSSVEEGTIFHYNKKDFPLKIFGQHNLQNLVGAMNIAKSIGIAEENFLEAMADFTGAGKRLEKVSETKERIVFKDFAHSPSKLKATTKAVKEQFSSRKLVACMELHTFSSLKKEFLPQYKNAMTEADKAIVYFNPKVVEHKKLTPITKEEVLQAFGNNIEVANETQEVLQFIERESTENMVLLMMSSGNFDGIDYTEL is encoded by the coding sequence ATGAAAGTTCATTTTATAGCCATTGGAGGAAGCGCTATGCATAATTTAGCTATTGCTCTTTCCAGAAAAGGTATAAACGTTACAGGTTCAGATGACGAGATTTTTGAGCCTTCACGTGGTAGATTAGAAAGACAGGGGATTTTGCCTCAAACTATTGGTTGGAATACTGACCTGATTACTTCTGACTTAGATGCTGTCATTTTAGGAATGCATGCACGAGAGGATAATCCAGAACTGATTCGAGCTAAGGAACTAAATATTCCCATTTTCTCCTATCCTGAATATTTATATGAACAATCAAAAGATAAAATCAGAATCGTTATCGGTGGTTCTCATGGAAAAACGACAATTACTTCCATGATTTTACATACGCTCAAGAATTTGGATTTTCCAGTAGATTACATGGTAGGTGCGCAATTAGAGGGTTATGATTGTATGGTAAAATTGACCAATGAAAGTAAATACATCATTTTAGAAGGTGATGAATATTTGAGTTCTCCCATAGATAGACGACCTAAATTTCATTTATACCAGCCCAACATCGCTTTATTAAGCGGAATTGCTTGGGACCATATTAACGTCTTCCCTACTTTTGAAAACTATGTGGAACAGTTTGATATATTCTGTCAACTGATTAGCGAAGGCGGAACACTTGTTTACAACAGCGAGGATGAAAATATTTGTAAAGTTGCTGAAAAACAGAAAGGAAGAATAGAACTTATTCCTTACAGCACCCCCTCCTATTCCTCTGTTGAAGAAGGAACTATTTTCCATTATAACAAGAAGGATTTTCCTTTAAAAATATTTGGACAACACAACCTTCAAAACCTCGTAGGTGCTATGAATATTGCTAAATCTATAGGGATTGCAGAAGAAAATTTCTTAGAAGCAATGGCTGATTTTACGGGTGCTGGAAAAAGATTAGAAAAAGTCAGTGAAACCAAAGAACGTATAGTCTTTAAAGATTTTGCTCATTCACCTTCCAAATTAAAGGCTACCACAAAAGCAGTAAAAGAACAATTTTCTTCTCGTAAATTGGTTGCCTGCATGGAATTACACACCTTTTCCTCGCTTAAAAAAGAGTTTTTGCCACAGTATAAAAATGCAATGACAGAAGCAGATAAAGCAATCGTATATTTTAATCCAAAAGTAGTTGAACATAAAAAACTAACCCCCATAACAAAAGAAGAAGTGTTACAAGCTTTTGGGAATAATATCGAAGTAGCAAATGAAACGCAAGAAGTTTTACAATTCATCGAGCGAGAAAGTACTGAAAATATGGTTTTATTGATGATGAGTTCAGGGAATTTTGATGGAATAGATTATACTGAGTTATAA